A section of the Oryza sativa Japonica Group chromosome 1, ASM3414082v1 genome encodes:
- the LOC4324010 gene encoding uncharacterized protein isoform X3, whose translation MASSGEKLQKHRPEEIALRTGSSGQTTQKLREKAATENHRPKEIGPSGEKPPHKLLRAKGKAGTSSIGVTLQKHRAEKADSSRGIPHKLQAPAGTSSIGVMPQKYQAKQQMGTSRLGRHPPCIQVQGGVSNREAQAATTNRQKHTKSNNSLSTRATTKLRSATNTPCQKPTTAPSSNGNTAPPKDRKEPATNAENNAVPVAENNDLQEADEAIKRLNELGLGENISSEEFLTYIDQLNEQPKIDTSIELDDAQVTTLYFQHARYRVRYYKHLSQQPNTELVEDSYHMKLVGEDELSDEFIREMEFFMRFEEDGTFDWYFYPDYCWLAALNDYQRLVPINCVGEEYAYWDDYRGYFNSYHTELQYLDFCKALSKELKWMEDYVLNKLPSSKWGRICSRGAYQAIKIATRFSKITAALAYNAYYHMRFYVAYCKDMDSLYFEIWQRVNMQKKSFRDSLEEVYNLNKFPSRQDKMKDALENNCSHMETVFHVCTASVTSEIAEDKALELIAKAVESRMNKAKFYEQYIEKKIDIAQAIGLISTDGTEAT comes from the exons ATGGCTTCTAGTGGAGAGAAGCTGCAGAAGCACCGGCCAGAGGAGATAGCTCTTAGAACGGGCTCGAGTGGTCAGACAACGCAGAAGCTCCGAGAGAAGGCAGCCACTGAGAATCACCGTCCAAAGGAGATTGGCCCAAGTGGAGAGAAGCCGCCGCATAAGCTCCTCCGGGCAAAGGGGAAGGCGGGCACGAGCTCAATTGGAGTAACGCTACAGAAGCACCGGGCAGAGAAGGCGGACTCAAGTCGAGGGATACCGCACAAGCTCCAGGCACCGGCCGGCACAAGCTCTATTGGAGTAATGCCACAGAAGTACCAGGCAAAGCAGCAGATGGGTACCTCTCGGCTTGGACGCCATCCACCATGTATCCAAGTCCAAGGAGGAGTAAGCAACAGAGAGGCACAAGCGGCCACTACCAACCGGCAGAAGCACACCAAAAGTAACAATTCATTATCGACGAGGGCCACTACAAAGCTCAGATCAGCAACAAACACCCCATGTCAAAAGCCCACCACTGCCCCTTCCTCCAATGGCAACACTGCTCCTCCCAAGGATCGTAAAGAACCTGCTACAAACGCTGAGAATAATGCTGTTCCTGTCGCAGAGAACAATGATTTGCAAGAAGCGGATGAGGCAATCAAAAGGCTGAATGAATTGGGCTTGGGAGAGAATATCAGCTCTGAGGAGTTCCTTACATACATTGACCAGCTGAATGAACAACCTAAAATCGATACTTCCATTGAACTGGACGATGCACAGGTCACTACCCTCTATTTTCAGCATGCGCGCTATCGCGTCAGATACTATAAG CACTTGTCACAACAACCTAATACTGAGTTGGTAGAGGATTCTTACCACATGAAACTTGTTGGGGAAGATGAACTCTCCGATGAGTTTATTCGCGAGATGGAATTTTTTATGCGTTTCGAGGAAGATGGCACATTTGATTGGTATTTCTACCCTGATTACTGCTGGCTTGCTGCTCTGAACGACTACCAACGTCTAGTACCGATAAACTGT GTTGGTGAGGAGTACGCTTATTGGGACGACTACCGCGGCTATTTTAATAGCTATCATACTGAATTGCAATATCTCGACTTCTGCAAGGCATTGTCGAAGGAACTTAAG TGGATGGAAGACTATGTCCTGAATAAACTGCCATCTTCTAAG TGGGGAAGAATATGCAGCAGAGGAGCCTACCAAGCAATTAAGATTGCCACCCGCTTTTCCAAGATCACTGCTGCTTTGGCCTATAATGCCTACTAT CACATGCGCTTTTATGTTGCTTATTGCAAGGACATGGATAGCTTGTACTTTGAGATTTGGCAGCGGGTCAACATGCAAAAA AAGAGTTTCAGAGATTCTTTGGAGGAAGTCTACAACCTCAACAAGTTCCCTTCACGGCAAGATAAAATGAAGGATGCATTGGAGAATAACTGTTCCCACATGGAAACTGTG TTTCATGTTTGCACGGCAAGTGTTACCAGTGAA ATTGCGGAGGATAAAGCTCTGGAGCTGATTGCAAAGGCAGTTGAAAGTCGG atgaaCAAAGCAAAATTCTACGAGCAGTATATCGAAAAGAAGATAGATATTGCCCAAGCTATTGGATTGATTTCCACG GATGGGACTGAAGCAACATGA
- the LOC4324010 gene encoding uncharacterized protein isoform X6, giving the protein MASSGEKLQKHRPEEIALRTGSSGQTTQKLREKAATENHRPKEIGPSGEKPPHKLLRAKGKAGTSSIGVTLQKHRAEKADSSRGIPHKLQAPAGTSSIGVMPQKYQAKQQMGTSRLGRHPPCIQVQGGVSNREAQAATTNRQKHTKSNNSLSTRATTKLRSATNTPCQKPTTAPSSNGNTAPPKDRKEPATNAENNAVPVAENNDLQEADEAIKRLNELGLGENISSEEFLTYIDQLNEQPKIDTSIELDDAQVTTLYFQHARYRVRYYKHLSQQPNTELVEDSYHMKLVGEDELSDEFIREMEFFMRFEEDGTFDWYFYPDYCWLAALNDYQRLVPINCVGEEYAYWDDYRGYFNSYHTELQYLDFCKALSKELKWMEDYVLNKLPSSKWGRICSRGAYQAIKIATRFSKITAALAYNAYYDCLQHMRFYVAYCKDMDSLYFEIWQRVNMQKSFRDSLEEVYNLNKFPSRQDKMKDALENNCSHMETVIAEDKALELIAKAVESRMNKAKFYEQYIEKKIDIAQAIGLISTDGTEAT; this is encoded by the exons ATGGCTTCTAGTGGAGAGAAGCTGCAGAAGCACCGGCCAGAGGAGATAGCTCTTAGAACGGGCTCGAGTGGTCAGACAACGCAGAAGCTCCGAGAGAAGGCAGCCACTGAGAATCACCGTCCAAAGGAGATTGGCCCAAGTGGAGAGAAGCCGCCGCATAAGCTCCTCCGGGCAAAGGGGAAGGCGGGCACGAGCTCAATTGGAGTAACGCTACAGAAGCACCGGGCAGAGAAGGCGGACTCAAGTCGAGGGATACCGCACAAGCTCCAGGCACCGGCCGGCACAAGCTCTATTGGAGTAATGCCACAGAAGTACCAGGCAAAGCAGCAGATGGGTACCTCTCGGCTTGGACGCCATCCACCATGTATCCAAGTCCAAGGAGGAGTAAGCAACAGAGAGGCACAAGCGGCCACTACCAACCGGCAGAAGCACACCAAAAGTAACAATTCATTATCGACGAGGGCCACTACAAAGCTCAGATCAGCAACAAACACCCCATGTCAAAAGCCCACCACTGCCCCTTCCTCCAATGGCAACACTGCTCCTCCCAAGGATCGTAAAGAACCTGCTACAAACGCTGAGAATAATGCTGTTCCTGTCGCAGAGAACAATGATTTGCAAGAAGCGGATGAGGCAATCAAAAGGCTGAATGAATTGGGCTTGGGAGAGAATATCAGCTCTGAGGAGTTCCTTACATACATTGACCAGCTGAATGAACAACCTAAAATCGATACTTCCATTGAACTGGACGATGCACAGGTCACTACCCTCTATTTTCAGCATGCGCGCTATCGCGTCAGATACTATAAG CACTTGTCACAACAACCTAATACTGAGTTGGTAGAGGATTCTTACCACATGAAACTTGTTGGGGAAGATGAACTCTCCGATGAGTTTATTCGCGAGATGGAATTTTTTATGCGTTTCGAGGAAGATGGCACATTTGATTGGTATTTCTACCCTGATTACTGCTGGCTTGCTGCTCTGAACGACTACCAACGTCTAGTACCGATAAACTGT GTTGGTGAGGAGTACGCTTATTGGGACGACTACCGCGGCTATTTTAATAGCTATCATACTGAATTGCAATATCTCGACTTCTGCAAGGCATTGTCGAAGGAACTTAAG TGGATGGAAGACTATGTCCTGAATAAACTGCCATCTTCTAAG TGGGGAAGAATATGCAGCAGAGGAGCCTACCAAGCAATTAAGATTGCCACCCGCTTTTCCAAGATCACTGCTGCTTTGGCCTATAATGCCTACTAT GATTGTTTACAGCACATGCGCTTTTATGTTGCTTATTGCAAGGACATGGATAGCTTGTACTTTGAGATTTGGCAGCGGGTCAACATGCAAAAA AGTTTCAGAGATTCTTTGGAGGAAGTCTACAACCTCAACAAGTTCCCTTCACGGCAAGATAAAATGAAGGATGCATTGGAGAATAACTGTTCCCACATGGAAACTGTG ATTGCGGAGGATAAAGCTCTGGAGCTGATTGCAAAGGCAGTTGAAAGTCGG atgaaCAAAGCAAAATTCTACGAGCAGTATATCGAAAAGAAGATAGATATTGCCCAAGCTATTGGATTGATTTCCACG GATGGGACTGAAGCAACATGA
- the LOC4324010 gene encoding uncharacterized protein isoform X1: MASSGEKLQKHRPEEIALRTGSSGQTTQKLREKAATENHRPKEIGPSGEKPPHKLLRAKGKAGTSSIGVTLQKHRAEKADSSRGIPHKLQAPAGTSSIGVMPQKYQAKQQMGTSRLGRHPPCIQVQGGVSNREAQAATTNRQKHTKSNNSLSTRATTKLRSATNTPCQKPTTAPSSNGNTAPPKDRKEPATNAENNAVPVAENNDLQEADEAIKRLNELGLGENISSEEFLTYIDQLNEQPKIDTSIELDDAQVTTLYFQHARYRVRYYKHLSQQPNTELVEDSYHMKLVGEDELSDEFIREMEFFMRFEEDGTFDWYFYPDYCWLAALNDYQRLVPINCVGEEYAYWDDYRGYFNSYHTELQYLDFCKALSKELKWMEDYVLNKLPSSKWGRICSRGAYQAIKIATRFSKITAALAYNAYYDCLQHMRFYVAYCKDMDSLYFEIWQRVNMQKKSFRDSLEEVYNLNKFPSRQDKMKDALENNCSHMETVFHVCTASVTSEIAEDKALELIAKAVESRMNKAKFYEQYIEKKIDIAQAIGLISTDGTEAT; this comes from the exons ATGGCTTCTAGTGGAGAGAAGCTGCAGAAGCACCGGCCAGAGGAGATAGCTCTTAGAACGGGCTCGAGTGGTCAGACAACGCAGAAGCTCCGAGAGAAGGCAGCCACTGAGAATCACCGTCCAAAGGAGATTGGCCCAAGTGGAGAGAAGCCGCCGCATAAGCTCCTCCGGGCAAAGGGGAAGGCGGGCACGAGCTCAATTGGAGTAACGCTACAGAAGCACCGGGCAGAGAAGGCGGACTCAAGTCGAGGGATACCGCACAAGCTCCAGGCACCGGCCGGCACAAGCTCTATTGGAGTAATGCCACAGAAGTACCAGGCAAAGCAGCAGATGGGTACCTCTCGGCTTGGACGCCATCCACCATGTATCCAAGTCCAAGGAGGAGTAAGCAACAGAGAGGCACAAGCGGCCACTACCAACCGGCAGAAGCACACCAAAAGTAACAATTCATTATCGACGAGGGCCACTACAAAGCTCAGATCAGCAACAAACACCCCATGTCAAAAGCCCACCACTGCCCCTTCCTCCAATGGCAACACTGCTCCTCCCAAGGATCGTAAAGAACCTGCTACAAACGCTGAGAATAATGCTGTTCCTGTCGCAGAGAACAATGATTTGCAAGAAGCGGATGAGGCAATCAAAAGGCTGAATGAATTGGGCTTGGGAGAGAATATCAGCTCTGAGGAGTTCCTTACATACATTGACCAGCTGAATGAACAACCTAAAATCGATACTTCCATTGAACTGGACGATGCACAGGTCACTACCCTCTATTTTCAGCATGCGCGCTATCGCGTCAGATACTATAAG CACTTGTCACAACAACCTAATACTGAGTTGGTAGAGGATTCTTACCACATGAAACTTGTTGGGGAAGATGAACTCTCCGATGAGTTTATTCGCGAGATGGAATTTTTTATGCGTTTCGAGGAAGATGGCACATTTGATTGGTATTTCTACCCTGATTACTGCTGGCTTGCTGCTCTGAACGACTACCAACGTCTAGTACCGATAAACTGT GTTGGTGAGGAGTACGCTTATTGGGACGACTACCGCGGCTATTTTAATAGCTATCATACTGAATTGCAATATCTCGACTTCTGCAAGGCATTGTCGAAGGAACTTAAG TGGATGGAAGACTATGTCCTGAATAAACTGCCATCTTCTAAG TGGGGAAGAATATGCAGCAGAGGAGCCTACCAAGCAATTAAGATTGCCACCCGCTTTTCCAAGATCACTGCTGCTTTGGCCTATAATGCCTACTAT GATTGTTTACAGCACATGCGCTTTTATGTTGCTTATTGCAAGGACATGGATAGCTTGTACTTTGAGATTTGGCAGCGGGTCAACATGCAAAAA AAGAGTTTCAGAGATTCTTTGGAGGAAGTCTACAACCTCAACAAGTTCCCTTCACGGCAAGATAAAATGAAGGATGCATTGGAGAATAACTGTTCCCACATGGAAACTGTG TTTCATGTTTGCACGGCAAGTGTTACCAGTGAA ATTGCGGAGGATAAAGCTCTGGAGCTGATTGCAAAGGCAGTTGAAAGTCGG atgaaCAAAGCAAAATTCTACGAGCAGTATATCGAAAAGAAGATAGATATTGCCCAAGCTATTGGATTGATTTCCACG GATGGGACTGAAGCAACATGA
- the LOC4324010 gene encoding uncharacterized protein isoform X2 encodes MASSGEKLQKHRPEEIALRTGSSGQTTQKLREKAATENHRPKEIGPSGEKPPHKLLRAKGKAGTSSIGVTLQKHRAEKADSSRGIPHKLQAPAGTSSIGVMPQKYQAKQQMGTSRLGRHPPCIQVQGGVSNREAQAATTNRQKHTKSNNSLSTRATTKLRSATNTPCQKPTTAPSSNGNTAPPKDRKEPATNAENNAVPVAENNDLQEADEAIKRLNELGLGENISSEEFLTYIDQLNEQPKIDTSIELDDAQVTTLYFQHARYRVRYYKHLSQQPNTELVEDSYHMKLVGEDELSDEFIREMEFFMRFEEDGTFDWYFYPDYCWLAALNDYQRLVPINCVGEEYAYWDDYRGYFNSYHTELQYLDFCKALSKELKWMEDYVLNKLPSSKWGRICSRGAYQAIKIATRFSKITAALAYNAYYDCLQHMRFYVAYCKDMDSLYFEIWQRVNMQKSFRDSLEEVYNLNKFPSRQDKMKDALENNCSHMETVFHVCTASVTSEIAEDKALELIAKAVESRMNKAKFYEQYIEKKIDIAQAIGLISTDGTEAT; translated from the exons ATGGCTTCTAGTGGAGAGAAGCTGCAGAAGCACCGGCCAGAGGAGATAGCTCTTAGAACGGGCTCGAGTGGTCAGACAACGCAGAAGCTCCGAGAGAAGGCAGCCACTGAGAATCACCGTCCAAAGGAGATTGGCCCAAGTGGAGAGAAGCCGCCGCATAAGCTCCTCCGGGCAAAGGGGAAGGCGGGCACGAGCTCAATTGGAGTAACGCTACAGAAGCACCGGGCAGAGAAGGCGGACTCAAGTCGAGGGATACCGCACAAGCTCCAGGCACCGGCCGGCACAAGCTCTATTGGAGTAATGCCACAGAAGTACCAGGCAAAGCAGCAGATGGGTACCTCTCGGCTTGGACGCCATCCACCATGTATCCAAGTCCAAGGAGGAGTAAGCAACAGAGAGGCACAAGCGGCCACTACCAACCGGCAGAAGCACACCAAAAGTAACAATTCATTATCGACGAGGGCCACTACAAAGCTCAGATCAGCAACAAACACCCCATGTCAAAAGCCCACCACTGCCCCTTCCTCCAATGGCAACACTGCTCCTCCCAAGGATCGTAAAGAACCTGCTACAAACGCTGAGAATAATGCTGTTCCTGTCGCAGAGAACAATGATTTGCAAGAAGCGGATGAGGCAATCAAAAGGCTGAATGAATTGGGCTTGGGAGAGAATATCAGCTCTGAGGAGTTCCTTACATACATTGACCAGCTGAATGAACAACCTAAAATCGATACTTCCATTGAACTGGACGATGCACAGGTCACTACCCTCTATTTTCAGCATGCGCGCTATCGCGTCAGATACTATAAG CACTTGTCACAACAACCTAATACTGAGTTGGTAGAGGATTCTTACCACATGAAACTTGTTGGGGAAGATGAACTCTCCGATGAGTTTATTCGCGAGATGGAATTTTTTATGCGTTTCGAGGAAGATGGCACATTTGATTGGTATTTCTACCCTGATTACTGCTGGCTTGCTGCTCTGAACGACTACCAACGTCTAGTACCGATAAACTGT GTTGGTGAGGAGTACGCTTATTGGGACGACTACCGCGGCTATTTTAATAGCTATCATACTGAATTGCAATATCTCGACTTCTGCAAGGCATTGTCGAAGGAACTTAAG TGGATGGAAGACTATGTCCTGAATAAACTGCCATCTTCTAAG TGGGGAAGAATATGCAGCAGAGGAGCCTACCAAGCAATTAAGATTGCCACCCGCTTTTCCAAGATCACTGCTGCTTTGGCCTATAATGCCTACTAT GATTGTTTACAGCACATGCGCTTTTATGTTGCTTATTGCAAGGACATGGATAGCTTGTACTTTGAGATTTGGCAGCGGGTCAACATGCAAAAA AGTTTCAGAGATTCTTTGGAGGAAGTCTACAACCTCAACAAGTTCCCTTCACGGCAAGATAAAATGAAGGATGCATTGGAGAATAACTGTTCCCACATGGAAACTGTG TTTCATGTTTGCACGGCAAGTGTTACCAGTGAA ATTGCGGAGGATAAAGCTCTGGAGCTGATTGCAAAGGCAGTTGAAAGTCGG atgaaCAAAGCAAAATTCTACGAGCAGTATATCGAAAAGAAGATAGATATTGCCCAAGCTATTGGATTGATTTCCACG GATGGGACTGAAGCAACATGA
- the LOC4324010 gene encoding uncharacterized protein isoform X5, with protein MASSGEKLQKHRPEEIALRTGSSGQTTQKLREKAATENHRPKEIGPSGEKPPHKLLRAKGKAGTSSIGVTLQKHRAEKADSSRGIPHKLQAPAGTSSIGVMPQKYQAKQQMGTSRLGRHPPCIQVQGGVSNREAQAATTNRQKHTKSNNSLSTRATTKLRSATNTPCQKPTTAPSSNGNTAPPKDRKEPATNAENNAVPVAENNDLQEADEAIKRLNELGLGENISSEEFLTYIDQLNEQPKIDTSIELDDAQVTTLYFQHARYRVRYYKHLSQQPNTELVEDSYHMKLVGEDELSDEFIREMEFFMRFEEDGTFDWYFYPDYCWLAALNDYQRLVPINCVGEEYAYWDDYRGYFNSYHTELQYLDFCKALSKELKWMEDYVLNKLPSSKWGRICSRGAYQAIKIATRFSKITAALAYNAYYDCLQHMRFYVAYCKDMDSLYFEIWQRVNMQKKSFRDSLEEVYNLNKFPSRQDKMKDALENNCSHMETVIAEDKALELIAKAVESRMNKAKFYEQYIEKKIDIAQAIGLISTDGTEAT; from the exons ATGGCTTCTAGTGGAGAGAAGCTGCAGAAGCACCGGCCAGAGGAGATAGCTCTTAGAACGGGCTCGAGTGGTCAGACAACGCAGAAGCTCCGAGAGAAGGCAGCCACTGAGAATCACCGTCCAAAGGAGATTGGCCCAAGTGGAGAGAAGCCGCCGCATAAGCTCCTCCGGGCAAAGGGGAAGGCGGGCACGAGCTCAATTGGAGTAACGCTACAGAAGCACCGGGCAGAGAAGGCGGACTCAAGTCGAGGGATACCGCACAAGCTCCAGGCACCGGCCGGCACAAGCTCTATTGGAGTAATGCCACAGAAGTACCAGGCAAAGCAGCAGATGGGTACCTCTCGGCTTGGACGCCATCCACCATGTATCCAAGTCCAAGGAGGAGTAAGCAACAGAGAGGCACAAGCGGCCACTACCAACCGGCAGAAGCACACCAAAAGTAACAATTCATTATCGACGAGGGCCACTACAAAGCTCAGATCAGCAACAAACACCCCATGTCAAAAGCCCACCACTGCCCCTTCCTCCAATGGCAACACTGCTCCTCCCAAGGATCGTAAAGAACCTGCTACAAACGCTGAGAATAATGCTGTTCCTGTCGCAGAGAACAATGATTTGCAAGAAGCGGATGAGGCAATCAAAAGGCTGAATGAATTGGGCTTGGGAGAGAATATCAGCTCTGAGGAGTTCCTTACATACATTGACCAGCTGAATGAACAACCTAAAATCGATACTTCCATTGAACTGGACGATGCACAGGTCACTACCCTCTATTTTCAGCATGCGCGCTATCGCGTCAGATACTATAAG CACTTGTCACAACAACCTAATACTGAGTTGGTAGAGGATTCTTACCACATGAAACTTGTTGGGGAAGATGAACTCTCCGATGAGTTTATTCGCGAGATGGAATTTTTTATGCGTTTCGAGGAAGATGGCACATTTGATTGGTATTTCTACCCTGATTACTGCTGGCTTGCTGCTCTGAACGACTACCAACGTCTAGTACCGATAAACTGT GTTGGTGAGGAGTACGCTTATTGGGACGACTACCGCGGCTATTTTAATAGCTATCATACTGAATTGCAATATCTCGACTTCTGCAAGGCATTGTCGAAGGAACTTAAG TGGATGGAAGACTATGTCCTGAATAAACTGCCATCTTCTAAG TGGGGAAGAATATGCAGCAGAGGAGCCTACCAAGCAATTAAGATTGCCACCCGCTTTTCCAAGATCACTGCTGCTTTGGCCTATAATGCCTACTAT GATTGTTTACAGCACATGCGCTTTTATGTTGCTTATTGCAAGGACATGGATAGCTTGTACTTTGAGATTTGGCAGCGGGTCAACATGCAAAAA AAGAGTTTCAGAGATTCTTTGGAGGAAGTCTACAACCTCAACAAGTTCCCTTCACGGCAAGATAAAATGAAGGATGCATTGGAGAATAACTGTTCCCACATGGAAACTGTG ATTGCGGAGGATAAAGCTCTGGAGCTGATTGCAAAGGCAGTTGAAAGTCGG atgaaCAAAGCAAAATTCTACGAGCAGTATATCGAAAAGAAGATAGATATTGCCCAAGCTATTGGATTGATTTCCACG GATGGGACTGAAGCAACATGA
- the LOC4324010 gene encoding uncharacterized protein isoform X4, which translates to MASSGEKLQKHRPEEIALRTGSSGQTTQKLREKAATENHRPKEIGPSGEKPPHKLLRAKGKAGTSSIGVTLQKHRAEKADSSRGIPHKLQAPAGTSSIGVMPQKYQAKQQMGTSRLGRHPPCIQVQGGVSNREAQAATTNRQKHTKSNNSLSTRATTKLRSATNTPCQKPTTAPSSNGNTAPPKDRKEPATNAENNAVPVAENNDLQEADEAIKRLNELGLGENISSEEFLTYIDQLNEQPKIDTSIELDDAQVTTLYFQHARYRVRYYKHLSQQPNTELVEDSYHMKLVGEDELSDEFIREMEFFMRFEEDGTFDWYFYPDYCWLAALNDYQRLVPINCVGEEYAYWDDYRGYFNSYHTELQYLDFCKALSKELKWMEDYVLNKLPSSKWGRICSRGAYQAIKIATRFSKITAALAYNAYYHMRFYVAYCKDMDSLYFEIWQRVNMQKSFRDSLEEVYNLNKFPSRQDKMKDALENNCSHMETVFHVCTASVTSEIAEDKALELIAKAVESRMNKAKFYEQYIEKKIDIAQAIGLISTDGTEAT; encoded by the exons ATGGCTTCTAGTGGAGAGAAGCTGCAGAAGCACCGGCCAGAGGAGATAGCTCTTAGAACGGGCTCGAGTGGTCAGACAACGCAGAAGCTCCGAGAGAAGGCAGCCACTGAGAATCACCGTCCAAAGGAGATTGGCCCAAGTGGAGAGAAGCCGCCGCATAAGCTCCTCCGGGCAAAGGGGAAGGCGGGCACGAGCTCAATTGGAGTAACGCTACAGAAGCACCGGGCAGAGAAGGCGGACTCAAGTCGAGGGATACCGCACAAGCTCCAGGCACCGGCCGGCACAAGCTCTATTGGAGTAATGCCACAGAAGTACCAGGCAAAGCAGCAGATGGGTACCTCTCGGCTTGGACGCCATCCACCATGTATCCAAGTCCAAGGAGGAGTAAGCAACAGAGAGGCACAAGCGGCCACTACCAACCGGCAGAAGCACACCAAAAGTAACAATTCATTATCGACGAGGGCCACTACAAAGCTCAGATCAGCAACAAACACCCCATGTCAAAAGCCCACCACTGCCCCTTCCTCCAATGGCAACACTGCTCCTCCCAAGGATCGTAAAGAACCTGCTACAAACGCTGAGAATAATGCTGTTCCTGTCGCAGAGAACAATGATTTGCAAGAAGCGGATGAGGCAATCAAAAGGCTGAATGAATTGGGCTTGGGAGAGAATATCAGCTCTGAGGAGTTCCTTACATACATTGACCAGCTGAATGAACAACCTAAAATCGATACTTCCATTGAACTGGACGATGCACAGGTCACTACCCTCTATTTTCAGCATGCGCGCTATCGCGTCAGATACTATAAG CACTTGTCACAACAACCTAATACTGAGTTGGTAGAGGATTCTTACCACATGAAACTTGTTGGGGAAGATGAACTCTCCGATGAGTTTATTCGCGAGATGGAATTTTTTATGCGTTTCGAGGAAGATGGCACATTTGATTGGTATTTCTACCCTGATTACTGCTGGCTTGCTGCTCTGAACGACTACCAACGTCTAGTACCGATAAACTGT GTTGGTGAGGAGTACGCTTATTGGGACGACTACCGCGGCTATTTTAATAGCTATCATACTGAATTGCAATATCTCGACTTCTGCAAGGCATTGTCGAAGGAACTTAAG TGGATGGAAGACTATGTCCTGAATAAACTGCCATCTTCTAAG TGGGGAAGAATATGCAGCAGAGGAGCCTACCAAGCAATTAAGATTGCCACCCGCTTTTCCAAGATCACTGCTGCTTTGGCCTATAATGCCTACTAT CACATGCGCTTTTATGTTGCTTATTGCAAGGACATGGATAGCTTGTACTTTGAGATTTGGCAGCGGGTCAACATGCAAAAA AGTTTCAGAGATTCTTTGGAGGAAGTCTACAACCTCAACAAGTTCCCTTCACGGCAAGATAAAATGAAGGATGCATTGGAGAATAACTGTTCCCACATGGAAACTGTG TTTCATGTTTGCACGGCAAGTGTTACCAGTGAA ATTGCGGAGGATAAAGCTCTGGAGCTGATTGCAAAGGCAGTTGAAAGTCGG atgaaCAAAGCAAAATTCTACGAGCAGTATATCGAAAAGAAGATAGATATTGCCCAAGCTATTGGATTGATTTCCACG GATGGGACTGAAGCAACATGA